One window of Microbacterium sediminis genomic DNA carries:
- a CDS encoding SpaH/EbpB family LPXTG-anchored major pilin: MSARLTRRMKALATGAGALALGVLIALGATAPANAAPEVDPAATGSINVHKLAQPDSATGLPHNGTQVDTTGLTPLEGVTFSVQRVTDIDLTDPADWQILEGLDAATVAAQHTLGAPQSQVTDERGDAVFAGLPIGVYLVSETDPGQNGITIAGEPFLVSVPTPLEGDWIYDVHVYPKNTVTTAPVKTVDDADAFVIGDAVAWTITAKVPAVVDGQRLTHFALTDSLDSRLDYVGASVSVEGVTLDAADYTITPGPAFAVSFTASGLAKLENAAGATITVVIDTTVNAIGDGAIENSATVFVNDPDHSNGLESVPVTTSWGSLRVLKHGGDDTDLTLAGAEFDVHNAAGEVVAHIVTGEDGIAVIDLKAGDYTLVETAAPLGYVLDPTPIPVTVVEGATASTQVTVSNEQVPAFQLPLTGGDGTALFIAAGVAIALLGAGIGLTRRRTAA; the protein is encoded by the coding sequence ATGTCCGCACGTCTGACACGCCGCATGAAGGCGCTCGCGACCGGTGCCGGCGCCCTCGCGCTCGGCGTCCTCATCGCGCTTGGCGCCACGGCTCCCGCCAACGCCGCACCCGAGGTCGACCCGGCGGCGACCGGCTCGATCAATGTGCACAAGCTTGCTCAGCCGGACTCCGCCACGGGCCTGCCACACAACGGCACCCAGGTCGACACCACCGGCCTCACACCCCTCGAGGGCGTGACGTTCTCGGTGCAGCGGGTCACCGACATCGATCTGACCGATCCGGCCGACTGGCAGATCCTCGAGGGTCTCGACGCGGCCACTGTCGCGGCGCAGCACACCCTCGGCGCTCCGCAGTCGCAGGTCACCGACGAGCGCGGTGACGCCGTCTTCGCCGGACTGCCGATCGGCGTGTACCTGGTCTCCGAGACGGACCCCGGCCAGAACGGCATCACGATCGCCGGCGAGCCGTTCCTCGTGAGCGTTCCGACGCCGCTCGAGGGCGACTGGATCTACGACGTGCACGTGTACCCGAAGAACACCGTCACGACCGCGCCCGTGAAGACGGTCGACGACGCCGACGCGTTCGTCATCGGCGACGCCGTGGCGTGGACGATCACCGCCAAGGTGCCCGCGGTCGTGGACGGTCAGAGGCTCACCCACTTCGCGCTGACCGACTCGCTCGACTCGAGGCTCGACTACGTCGGGGCGTCGGTCTCGGTCGAGGGCGTCACGCTCGACGCGGCGGACTACACGATCACCCCCGGTCCGGCCTTCGCCGTGAGCTTCACCGCATCCGGCCTTGCGAAGCTCGAGAACGCAGCGGGCGCCACCATCACGGTCGTCATCGACACGACCGTCAACGCGATCGGAGACGGCGCGATCGAGAACAGCGCGACCGTGTTCGTGAACGACCCGGATCACTCCAACGGCCTCGAGTCCGTTCCCGTCACGACCTCGTGGGGGAGCCTGCGGGTCCTCAAGCACGGCGGCGATGACACGGACCTGACGCTGGCGGGTGCCGAGTTCGACGTGCACAACGCCGCCGGCGAGGTCGTGGCGCACATCGTGACGGGAGAGGACGGCATCGCTGTCATCGACCTGAAGGCCGGCGACTACACCCTCGTCGAGACGGCGGCTCCCCTCGGATATGTCCTCGACCCGACGCCCATCCCCGTGACGGTCGTCGAGGGCGCCACGGCGAGCACGCAGGTCACCGTCTCCAACGAGCAGGTGCCCGCGTTCCAGCTGCCGCTGACGGGTGGCGATGGCACGGCCCTCTTCATCGCGGCGGGCGTCGCGATCGCGTTGCTCGGCGCCGGCATCGGTCTCACCCGCCGCCGGACGGCGGCCTGA
- a CDS encoding LuxR C-terminal-related transcriptional regulator, whose protein sequence is MAELRVVIVDDHSIFRSGLRADLAADLRVVGEAADVTTAVAVIAETLPDVVLLDVHLPLTADARGEGERTGGEEVLLRAAPLSPATRFLALSVSDAAEDVVRVIRAGARGYITKGASGPEVSAAVRTVADGDAVFSPRLAGFVIDAFGAAAGETAQADDELDRLSAREQEVMRLIARGYAYKEVAAELFISIKTVESHVSAVLRKLQLSSRHELTAWASARRLL, encoded by the coding sequence GTGGCTGAGCTGCGGGTCGTGATCGTCGACGATCATTCGATCTTCCGCTCCGGGTTGCGCGCCGACCTCGCGGCGGACCTGCGCGTGGTGGGCGAGGCCGCCGACGTCACCACCGCGGTCGCGGTGATCGCGGAGACGCTGCCCGATGTCGTGCTGCTGGACGTCCACCTGCCGCTCACCGCCGACGCGCGCGGCGAGGGAGAGCGGACGGGCGGCGAGGAGGTCCTGCTGCGGGCAGCGCCGCTCTCCCCCGCGACGCGATTTCTCGCGCTGTCGGTGTCGGACGCCGCCGAGGACGTCGTGCGCGTCATCCGCGCCGGTGCGCGCGGGTACATCACCAAGGGCGCGTCGGGACCGGAGGTGTCGGCCGCCGTGCGCACGGTCGCGGACGGCGACGCGGTGTTCTCCCCTCGGCTTGCCGGCTTCGTCATCGACGCCTTCGGCGCCGCTGCCGGCGAGACCGCGCAGGCCGACGACGAGCTCGACCGGCTGTCGGCGCGCGAGCAGGAGGTCATGCGCCTCATCGCGCGCGGCTACGCCTACAAAGAGGTCGCGGCTGAGCTGTTCATCTCGATCAAGACCGTCGAGTCCCACGTGTCCGCCGTTCTCCGCAAGCTCCAGCTGTCCTCGCGACACGAGCTCACGGCGTGGGCGTCGGCCCGACGCCTCCTCTGA
- a CDS encoding PspC domain-containing protein, whose product MTSPTAPVAPPRAEAAPWRWIRELGLVREGGWAGGVCAAIAHRIGVDPIIVRGVFAVATVLGFPGLWLYAAGWALLPDAQGRIALQLRHGSAPAILGALATAGLAIVSTVGAGLVFGTWAITTASFLGLGGAMAFAVVSLALAAVVIVWLARRQPLVSSLPATGDVGGAVTATAAGDGVAVGAAPSPLLTEPIAPEPSGDMDAWRAQYAEWRVQHDAWRRQQVDGERAAREEERARRREQVRAFRAEAARLRAERRAAKPRTSIPFVAVTAGLALIVAVGTWMAFQVEAPERAAIGAVLAAAGVVALAMIVAGLMRRRSGFLAFVSVVLLAIGGSGVVLQTFDEFVPPGSAYRVPPAGDYEIAQAFGDLTLDVGPWEEGQGITRVIKGSGTTWITVQPDVDVRIEIAAFGGSVQVNDWSDAGPTSEDVAPDPDGTWSLTYDGGTNVPARTILLDQRSGQIIIDQFAGGAS is encoded by the coding sequence ATGACCTCACCGACCGCACCCGTCGCCCCGCCCCGGGCCGAGGCGGCGCCGTGGCGCTGGATCCGCGAGCTCGGTCTCGTCCGCGAGGGCGGCTGGGCCGGCGGCGTCTGCGCGGCGATCGCGCACCGGATCGGCGTCGACCCGATCATCGTCCGCGGGGTGTTCGCCGTCGCCACCGTGCTCGGCTTCCCCGGGCTGTGGCTGTACGCCGCCGGATGGGCGCTGCTGCCGGACGCCCAGGGGCGGATCGCGCTGCAGCTGCGCCACGGATCGGCACCCGCGATCCTCGGCGCGCTCGCCACCGCCGGCCTCGCGATCGTGAGCACGGTCGGCGCGGGCCTCGTGTTCGGGACCTGGGCGATCACGACCGCGAGCTTCCTCGGCCTCGGCGGGGCCATGGCCTTCGCGGTCGTGAGCCTCGCGCTCGCCGCGGTGGTCATCGTGTGGCTGGCCCGGCGCCAGCCGCTCGTCTCGAGTCTCCCCGCGACCGGGGATGTCGGCGGCGCCGTCACGGCGACCGCCGCGGGCGACGGGGTGGCCGTGGGGGCGGCCCCGTCGCCCCTTCTGACCGAGCCCATCGCGCCCGAGCCCTCGGGCGACATGGACGCCTGGCGTGCCCAGTACGCCGAGTGGCGCGTGCAGCACGACGCGTGGCGCCGGCAGCAGGTGGACGGCGAGCGCGCCGCGCGCGAGGAGGAGCGCGCGCGCCGCCGCGAGCAGGTACGGGCCTTCCGCGCCGAGGCCGCCCGCCTGCGCGCCGAGCGCCGGGCCGCCAAGCCGCGCACGTCGATCCCCTTCGTCGCGGTCACCGCCGGGCTGGCGCTCATCGTCGCGGTCGGCACGTGGATGGCGTTCCAGGTGGAGGCGCCCGAGCGCGCGGCGATCGGGGCCGTGCTCGCGGCGGCCGGGGTGGTGGCGCTGGCGATGATCGTCGCCGGGCTGATGCGGCGCCGCAGCGGGTTCCTCGCGTTCGTCTCGGTGGTGCTGCTGGCGATCGGCGGATCGGGGGTCGTGCTGCAGACGTTCGATGAGTTCGTGCCGCCGGGGTCGGCCTACCGCGTGCCCCCCGCCGGCGACTACGAGATCGCGCAGGCGTTCGGCGACCTGACGCTCGACGTGGGGCCCTGGGAGGAGGGCCAGGGCATCACGCGCGTGATCAAGGGATCGGGCACCACGTGGATCACCGTGCAGCCCGACGTCGACGTGAGGATCGAGATCGCCGCGTTCGGCGGATCCGTGCAGGTGAACGACTGGTCTGACGCCGGTCCCACGAGCGAAGACGTGGCGCCGGACCCGGACGGAACCTGGTCCCTCACCTACGACGGGGGAACCAACGTCCCCGCGCGCACGATCCTCCTGGATCAGCGCAGCGGCCAGATCATCATCGACCAGTTCGCCGGAGGAGCGTCATGA
- a CDS encoding NAD(+) synthase produces the protein MTDFDFESAYGHGFARVAACTIPLAIADPAANAETVLASARELHAQSVAVAVFPELCLSGYAIDDLLMQDPLLDAVRAAIETIVAASRELFPVLVVGAPLAVGNRVYNTAVVIHRGQVLGVAPKSYLPTYREFYERRWFAPGDDAFGEIELAGEAVPFGPDLLFEATDVPGLVVHAEVCEDFWVPVPPSSLAALAGATVQLNLSGSPITIARADDRKLLAQSSSARNLSAYLYAAAGLGESTNDVSWDGQTMIYEAGTLLAETERFPDGPRHAIADVDLDRLRQDRLRQGTFDDNRRTFDDQVQFRRVAFALEPPTGDIGLVRTLDRFPFVPDDPERLAQDCYEAFNIQVSGLMQRMRAIGDPKPVIGVSGGLDSTHALLVIARAMDRMGRPRSDILAYTMPGFATSDHTRSNAVRLAESVGATIETIDIRPAATELLTQMKHPFAQGEPVYDVTFENVQAGLRTDYLFRLANHHGGMVVGTGDLSEIALGWATYGVGDHMSHYGVNSGVPKTLIQHLIRWVIAHGEEQGVSPEEAEVLQSVLDTEISPELVPAGQDGKVQSTESTIGPYALHDFALHYVLRYGYRPSKIAFLAERAWSDPEAGAWPPGFPAEDRYAYDLPTVAKWLQVFLKRFFGFAQFKRSAIPNGPKVSPSGSLSPRGDWRAPSDGNARAWLADLRRALPDLVD, from the coding sequence GTGACCGACTTCGACTTCGAGAGCGCGTACGGACACGGCTTCGCACGCGTCGCCGCCTGCACGATCCCGCTCGCGATCGCCGACCCGGCCGCCAACGCCGAGACCGTGCTGGCCAGCGCGCGGGAGCTGCACGCGCAGTCGGTGGCCGTCGCGGTCTTCCCGGAGCTGTGCCTGTCGGGCTACGCGATCGACGACCTGCTGATGCAGGACCCGCTGCTCGACGCGGTGCGCGCCGCGATCGAGACGATCGTCGCGGCATCCCGCGAGCTGTTCCCGGTGCTCGTCGTGGGCGCCCCGCTCGCCGTCGGGAACCGCGTCTACAACACGGCGGTGGTCATCCACCGCGGCCAGGTGCTGGGCGTGGCGCCGAAGTCGTACCTGCCCACGTACCGCGAGTTCTACGAGCGCCGGTGGTTCGCCCCCGGCGACGACGCGTTCGGGGAGATCGAGCTCGCGGGAGAGGCGGTCCCGTTCGGACCCGACCTGCTGTTCGAGGCCACCGATGTGCCGGGGCTCGTGGTGCACGCGGAGGTCTGCGAGGACTTCTGGGTGCCCGTCCCGCCCTCGTCGCTCGCGGCCCTCGCGGGCGCGACGGTTCAGCTCAACCTGTCGGGCAGCCCCATCACGATCGCGCGCGCCGACGACCGCAAGCTGCTCGCGCAGTCGTCGTCGGCGCGCAACCTGTCGGCCTACCTGTACGCGGCGGCGGGTCTCGGCGAGTCCACGAACGACGTGTCGTGGGACGGTCAGACGATGATCTACGAGGCGGGCACCCTGCTCGCCGAGACGGAACGCTTCCCCGACGGACCGCGCCACGCGATCGCCGATGTCGACCTGGACCGGCTGCGTCAGGATCGCCTGCGCCAGGGCACGTTCGACGACAATCGCCGCACGTTCGACGACCAGGTGCAGTTCCGGCGCGTGGCGTTCGCGCTCGAGCCGCCGACGGGCGACATCGGCCTGGTGCGTACCCTGGACCGCTTCCCGTTCGTGCCCGACGATCCCGAGCGGCTTGCCCAGGACTGTTACGAGGCGTTCAACATCCAGGTGTCGGGGCTCATGCAGCGCATGCGCGCGATCGGCGATCCGAAGCCGGTGATCGGCGTGAGCGGCGGCTTGGACTCCACCCACGCGCTCCTCGTCATCGCCCGGGCGATGGACCGGATGGGCCGTCCGCGCAGCGACATCCTCGCGTACACGATGCCGGGCTTCGCGACGAGCGACCACACCAGGTCGAACGCCGTGCGCCTGGCGGAGTCGGTCGGCGCCACGATCGAGACGATCGACATCCGACCTGCGGCCACCGAGCTGTTGACGCAGATGAAGCACCCCTTCGCGCAGGGCGAGCCCGTCTACGACGTCACCTTCGAGAACGTCCAGGCGGGCCTGCGCACCGACTACCTCTTCCGGCTCGCGAATCACCACGGCGGCATGGTGGTGGGCACGGGCGACCTCTCCGAGATCGCGCTGGGGTGGGCCACGTACGGCGTCGGCGACCACATGAGCCACTACGGCGTCAACTCGGGCGTGCCGAAGACGCTCATCCAGCACCTCATCCGCTGGGTGATCGCGCACGGTGAGGAGCAGGGCGTCTCGCCCGAGGAGGCCGAGGTGCTGCAGTCGGTGCTCGACACCGAGATCAGCCCGGAGCTCGTTCCCGCCGGCCAGGACGGGAAGGTGCAGTCGACCGAGTCGACGATCGGCCCCTACGCCCTGCACGACTTCGCGTTGCACTACGTGCTGCGGTACGGCTACCGCCCCTCGAAGATCGCATTCCTCGCCGAGCGTGCCTGGAGCGACCCCGAGGCGGGCGCGTGGCCGCCCGGCTTCCCCGCGGAGGATCGCTACGCCTACGACCTGCCGACCGTCGCGAAGTGGCTGCAGGTGTTCCTGAAGCGCTTCTTCGGGTTCGCGCAGTTCAAGCGCTCGGCGATCCCCAATGGCCCCAAGGTCTCGCCCTCCGGATCCCTCTCGCCGCGCGGCGACTGGCGCGCGCCGAGCGACGGCAACGCCCGCGCCTGGCTCGCCGATCTCAGGCGCGCCCTGCCGGACCTCGTGGACTGA
- a CDS encoding ATP-binding protein, whose amino-acid sequence MSALATPHRAVAVPPLTRHNDAVVAGVAGGLADHLGWRVGPTRALFVVLAPALGAGVLLYAWLWAFTPPTRPGRITRQAPVAWIALALAMVFTLPVVQIMAEMINWGYYSGLSSLVAFVPAVMLATTAGLWSAWIDRDDPARGATHDLLVRILATALLSVHLLAALTVAARRTPLAMLGVLVILVAIAALWASTFVTRMRELQAARVASIRAEHRAEMAAHLHDSVLQTLALIQNRAGASSEAGRLARAQERELRAWLYDGDLPADSDLATDLRDYGSALELDYEVAMTVVSAGTSTERASGEVAAAAREAMLNAARHAGGEVSVYIEGSPGAVDVYVRDRGPGFSLTDVPADRIGIRESIIGRMRRIGGSATVGPGSGGAGTQVHIRFPSGSARG is encoded by the coding sequence GTGTCCGCACTCGCCACACCGCACCGTGCGGTCGCCGTGCCGCCGCTCACGCGTCACAACGACGCGGTCGTCGCCGGTGTCGCGGGCGGCCTCGCCGATCACCTCGGCTGGCGCGTCGGTCCGACCCGCGCGCTGTTCGTCGTGCTTGCCCCCGCGCTCGGCGCGGGCGTGCTGCTGTATGCGTGGCTGTGGGCGTTCACGCCGCCGACGCGACCGGGCCGGATCACCCGGCAGGCGCCCGTGGCATGGATCGCGCTGGCGCTGGCGATGGTGTTCACGCTGCCGGTGGTCCAGATCATGGCGGAGATGATCAACTGGGGCTACTACTCCGGTCTGTCATCGCTGGTCGCCTTCGTCCCGGCGGTGATGCTCGCCACCACGGCCGGCCTGTGGTCGGCGTGGATCGATCGCGACGATCCCGCCCGCGGCGCCACCCACGACCTCCTCGTGCGCATCCTCGCCACCGCGCTGCTGTCGGTGCACCTCCTCGCGGCGCTGACGGTCGCCGCGCGTCGGACCCCGCTCGCGATGCTCGGCGTGCTCGTGATCCTCGTGGCCATCGCGGCCCTGTGGGCCTCGACCTTCGTCACGCGCATGCGGGAGCTGCAGGCGGCCCGCGTGGCGAGCATCCGCGCCGAGCACCGCGCCGAGATGGCCGCGCACCTGCACGACTCGGTGCTGCAGACCCTCGCGCTGATCCAGAACCGCGCGGGCGCGTCCAGCGAGGCCGGTCGCCTCGCCCGCGCCCAGGAGCGGGAGCTGCGCGCGTGGCTCTACGACGGCGACCTGCCGGCCGACAGCGACCTGGCGACCGACCTGCGCGATTACGGCTCGGCGCTCGAGCTGGACTACGAGGTCGCGATGACCGTGGTCTCGGCCGGCACGTCCACCGAGCGTGCGAGCGGCGAGGTCGCCGCGGCCGCCCGCGAGGCCATGCTCAACGCCGCCCGCCACGCCGGCGGCGAGGTCTCCGTCTACATCGAGGGATCGCCCGGAGCGGTGGACGTGTACGTCCGCGATCGCGGTCCCGGGTTCTCGCTGACGGATGTCCCGGCCGATCGCATCGGCATCCGCGAGTCGATCATCGGTCGCATGCGCCGCATCGGCGGATCCGCGACCGTCGGGCCCGGCTCGGGCGGGGCGGGCACGCAGGTGCACATCCGATTCCCCTCCGGGAGCGCGCGTGGCTGA
- a CDS encoding LPXTG cell wall anchor domain-containing protein: protein MLLLTFLVAVPTAPAAAAANLVCTAGTSYSLRQDGSLQSVTSTGAIAQIATPGSLTWTVGASTSRGVDEANGLGITADGSRAYALERWTVGTNHYVRVMVYTASTNTWAWADGTGAQGGFDTRETGGFVVAGAVDTRTGLYLFGLFSGSRFRLYSFDPATAQYRSLGSFATGMSGSINGDMAFDAQGNLYVVGSTSTATTIFSVSAEQIGAAIASPAGDQQITAARPNSGNVSSYVTSVNGIAFDQDGSILLANGSRMDRFNPSTWAWGGTVTTELARNNVTSTDLSSCATPPTLTVEKEILARADGSDQFVLSIATGSTTVTSATTTGSATGIQDVAAGPVPVSVGTTYRFTEVMAAGSATELGRYTSSWACTVVTAAGATETVATGTGTSGSLTVTTAQAGRPITCLFTNAPKPTLTVHKHVTERAAAADQFTLTAERDGQTVASATTTGSAVGLQTRAAGPVVVEPGASYTVREAMAPGSPTAIDGYDSSWTCLVTDRATGAQAPLVSGDGTDGRVDVPSDIGASAIDCTFTNAPRPTQLTVVKDVVARVDDTDQFALSLLDPAGASIGEAVTQGQDTGEQAQRIDAVTVVPGQTYAFAESMASGSASALDQYESSYRCTIAATGAVISEGDGARGTVSIPTDAIGESVTCVIVNAPAEASLVVTKTWEVNGETYPDGEQPEGIEAALLLDLGEGATQAPWGGESTGLTAGDVVRIDERTTISSSMSGCTLTRAVATGDGIDGESPVPLTVDIVAGRQTVAITNTVECVSTLSLLKVVESPSGGTAEPADWVLTAESDDGTLIEVDGDDELTEANTISVTPEADHLLGERDAAVRSYTGTYVQVAVERFTADPDEPGALADPANWTAIDGPVAVGFGEHTIVRFVNREVPLPALPLTGGAGPVWYLAIGGALIALALVLGLVLSRRRRAPGED, encoded by the coding sequence ATGCTCCTGCTGACGTTCTTGGTCGCCGTGCCGACCGCTCCGGCGGCGGCGGCGGCGAATCTCGTGTGCACAGCGGGAACGAGCTATTCGCTGCGCCAGGACGGCTCGCTGCAGTCGGTGACCTCGACGGGCGCGATCGCGCAGATCGCGACGCCCGGGAGCCTCACCTGGACGGTCGGAGCGAGCACATCACGCGGCGTCGACGAGGCGAACGGGCTGGGGATCACGGCCGACGGTTCCCGCGCCTACGCGCTGGAGCGCTGGACGGTCGGGACGAACCACTACGTGCGGGTGATGGTGTACACCGCTTCGACCAACACCTGGGCCTGGGCCGATGGGACGGGAGCACAGGGTGGCTTCGACACCCGCGAGACCGGCGGATTCGTCGTCGCGGGTGCCGTTGACACGAGAACCGGGCTGTACCTGTTCGGGCTGTTCAGCGGCTCTCGCTTCCGGCTGTACAGCTTCGATCCGGCCACCGCACAGTACCGATCGCTGGGATCCTTCGCGACCGGCATGAGCGGGTCGATCAACGGAGACATGGCGTTCGACGCGCAGGGCAACCTCTACGTGGTGGGATCGACCAGCACGGCGACCACGATCTTCTCCGTGTCGGCTGAACAGATCGGTGCCGCGATCGCGTCCCCGGCGGGCGACCAGCAGATCACCGCGGCTCGACCCAACTCGGGCAACGTCTCGTCCTACGTCACGTCGGTGAACGGCATCGCCTTCGATCAGGACGGCAGCATCCTGCTCGCGAACGGATCCCGCATGGATCGCTTCAATCCCTCGACCTGGGCGTGGGGTGGCACCGTGACAACCGAGCTCGCTCGCAACAACGTCACGAGCACCGATCTGTCCAGCTGTGCGACGCCTCCCACGCTCACGGTGGAGAAGGAAATCCTCGCGCGGGCAGACGGCTCCGACCAGTTCGTGCTCTCCATCGCCACCGGCTCGACGACCGTCACATCAGCCACCACGACCGGCAGCGCCACGGGCATTCAGGACGTCGCCGCCGGCCCGGTCCCCGTCTCGGTCGGCACGACGTACCGCTTCACGGAGGTCATGGCCGCCGGGTCTGCCACCGAGCTGGGGCGATACACGTCCTCGTGGGCGTGCACCGTCGTCACGGCGGCGGGAGCGACCGAGACGGTTGCCACGGGAACCGGCACCTCCGGCAGCCTGACAGTGACGACCGCCCAGGCGGGGCGGCCGATCACGTGCCTCTTCACGAACGCGCCGAAGCCCACGCTCACCGTCCACAAGCACGTGACCGAGCGCGCCGCCGCCGCCGACCAGTTCACCCTGACGGCGGAGCGCGACGGCCAGACCGTCGCGTCGGCGACGACGACGGGATCGGCGGTCGGGCTCCAGACCCGCGCCGCCGGCCCCGTGGTGGTCGAGCCGGGAGCTTCCTACACGGTCCGCGAGGCGATGGCGCCGGGATCGCCCACGGCAATCGACGGGTACGACAGTTCCTGGACATGCCTCGTGACGGACCGGGCCACGGGTGCGCAGGCCCCGCTCGTCTCGGGTGACGGCACCGATGGGCGCGTCGACGTGCCCTCCGACATCGGCGCGTCCGCGATCGACTGCACGTTCACCAATGCCCCCCGCCCGACGCAGTTGACCGTGGTCAAGGACGTCGTGGCGAGGGTGGACGACACGGATCAGTTCGCGCTCAGCCTCCTCGACCCCGCGGGAGCATCGATCGGCGAAGCCGTCACCCAGGGCCAGGACACGGGCGAACAGGCGCAGCGCATCGATGCCGTCACCGTGGTCCCTGGGCAGACCTACGCCTTCGCCGAGAGCATGGCCTCCGGCTCCGCGTCGGCGCTGGACCAGTACGAGTCCTCGTATCGCTGCACGATCGCCGCCACGGGCGCCGTGATCAGCGAGGGCGACGGCGCGCGCGGCACCGTGTCCATCCCGACGGACGCCATCGGCGAGTCCGTGACCTGCGTCATCGTCAACGCGCCGGCGGAGGCAAGCCTCGTCGTGACCAAGACGTGGGAGGTCAACGGCGAGACCTATCCCGACGGCGAGCAGCCGGAGGGGATCGAGGCGGCACTGCTGCTCGACCTGGGAGAGGGGGCGACGCAGGCGCCGTGGGGCGGCGAGTCGACGGGTCTGACCGCCGGCGACGTCGTCCGGATCGACGAGCGGACGACCATCTCCTCGTCCATGAGCGGGTGCACGCTCACGCGAGCGGTCGCCACGGGCGACGGGATCGACGGCGAGAGCCCCGTTCCTCTCACGGTCGACATCGTCGCCGGTCGTCAGACGGTGGCGATCACGAACACCGTCGAATGCGTGAGCACGTTGAGCCTGCTCAAGGTCGTGGAGTCGCCCTCGGGTGGCACCGCGGAGCCGGCGGACTGGGTGCTCACGGCCGAGTCCGACGACGGCACGCTGATTGAGGTCGACGGTGACGACGAGCTCACCGAGGCCAACACGATCAGCGTGACCCCCGAAGCCGACCACCTCCTCGGCGAGAGGGATGCGGCGGTTCGGTCCTACACGGGCACCTACGTCCAGGTCGCGGTGGAGCGCTTCACGGCTGACCCCGACGAGCCCGGCGCGCTGGCCGACCCGGCGAACTGGACGGCGATCGACGGTCCGGTAGCGGTCGGCTTCGGCGAGCACACGATCGTCCGTTTCGTCAATCGAGAGGTGCCGCTTCCCGCCCTGCCGCTCACCGGCGGCGCTGGCCCCGTCTGGTACCTCGCGATCGGCGGCGCTCTCATCGCGCTCGCGCTGGTTCTCGGCCTGGTGCTGAGTCGGCGGCGGCGCGCTCCCGGCGAAGACTGA
- a CDS encoding class C sortase, translating into MTRTSEAPPPRWVRTRSPSRWSAVLVAALVVLGAAVALYPATASWFAERAAVTTGARYSETVAALEPADRADRLRDADEYNALLGRGVLPDPFDASTPHTVVDPSDPYWSLLDDGDGVMARIRIPAIDLDLPVYHGTADDVLRRGVGHLQGTAMPIGGQGRHTVLTGHRGLAEAELFTRLDELDRGDRIEIEVYGETLVYEVTESVVVLPTDVDALRPVVGRDLLTLVTCTPIGVNSHRILVTAERVFPDAPAATAAAAEWSLPWWSIVFAIVLVAAAGFVVRAWRRG; encoded by the coding sequence GTGACGCGCACGTCGGAGGCACCGCCGCCGCGGTGGGTGCGCACTCGATCGCCCAGCCGCTGGTCGGCCGTGCTCGTCGCCGCGCTGGTGGTCCTCGGCGCCGCCGTCGCCTTGTATCCCGCCACCGCCTCGTGGTTCGCGGAGCGTGCTGCCGTGACGACGGGCGCGCGATACTCCGAGACGGTGGCGGCGCTCGAGCCCGCTGATCGAGCGGACCGATTGCGGGATGCCGACGAGTACAACGCCCTGCTCGGTCGGGGTGTCCTGCCGGACCCGTTCGACGCGAGCACACCCCATACCGTCGTCGACCCCTCCGACCCGTACTGGTCGTTGCTGGACGACGGCGACGGAGTGATGGCGCGCATCCGTATCCCGGCGATCGATCTGGATCTGCCCGTCTATCACGGCACGGCGGACGACGTCCTCCGCCGTGGGGTCGGGCACCTTCAGGGAACGGCGATGCCCATCGGCGGACAGGGCAGGCACACCGTGCTGACCGGCCACCGCGGGCTCGCCGAGGCGGAGCTGTTCACGCGCCTCGACGAACTGGACCGCGGGGATCGCATCGAGATCGAGGTCTACGGGGAGACGCTCGTCTACGAGGTGACGGAATCGGTCGTCGTGCTGCCGACCGACGTCGACGCCCTGCGCCCGGTCGTCGGCCGCGACCTGCTCACGCTCGTGACATGCACGCCGATCGGCGTGAACAGTCATCGCATCCTCGTGACGGCCGAGCGCGTCTTCCCCGACGCGCCGGCGGCGACGGCCGCCGCGGCCGAATGGTCGCTGCCGTGGTGGTCGATCGTGTTCGCCATCGTGCTCGTGGCCGCAGCGGGGTTCGTCGTGCGCGCGTGGCGGCGCGGCTGA